The segment TCACCGGCGTTGCGCTGGCGGGTCGCGCGCACGCCGACGCGACCACCACGCCGCCGCGCTTCGCCATGTCGCTCGCCACCCGCGAATCCGATCTCGGCGGGCTGGCCGAGCTGCTCACCGGCCTGCCCGGAATCAAGGGGCGCGTAGGCCGCTTTGAGCTGCGCGTCGGGGCACAAGGCGATCAGGTGAGCGAACTGGTGCAAAGCCTCGATGTGCGTCTGGAGATCGAGCGCGGCCATCTGAGTTACGGCAACATCGAAGGCGGACGGCCGGTCGCGTTCGATCTGGACAAGTTCGCGATCGCGCTGCCCTCCGGACAGTCCTTACGCGGCAATCTGCGCGGGACGCTCCTCGGCCGCCCGGTTCAGGCTTCGCTCTCGGGCGGGGCGCTGGAGGCGATGATGCTGCAAGGACGTTCCCCGATCGATTTCAACCTCGAGTCGGGTCAACTGCGCGCCCGCGTGCACGGGCTGTTGGAGCGGCCCGCGCTCGAGCGCGGGCCGCAGATCGCCTTCGAGCTCGCCGCGCCGCGCGCCAGCGCCGCGGCGAGCTGGCTCGGATTCACACCGGATTCCCAGGCCAGCATCCACCTCAGCGGGCGGGTCTGGCTGCGCAGCCGGTCCTGGCGCGCCGAGCGCGTGCGGATGCAAATCGGGCGCAGCGCGATCCTCGCCGAGGTCGCGCAGACTTTCATCGGCCAGCGCCCGCTGATTCAGGCCAAGCTCTCCGCGGACAACATCGATGTGGCGGAGATCGAGTCACTGCTGCCGCGTTCGGAACAGCCACGCAGAGCCGGACCGGTGCTCGACATCCCGATTCTTCCACGCGGAATCGACCTCACCGACTCGGATGTGCAGGTGCGGCTCGCGCGCTTCGAGGGCAGTCCGCTCGAGATCCGCGACGTGTCGTTCGACGGGCGCATCCGCGAAGGCTACATGCATCCCTCCACCTTCGCGGTGAAGGTCGGCGACGCCGCATTCAGCGGCGCCATCCTGCTCGATCTACGCGCCCAGGAACCCGAAGCCAGGCTGTGGCTTGCCGCCGACGACGTCGATATCGGTGCCCTGCTGCGCAGGCTCGATCTGGTGACCGGCCTCGACGCTCGGCTCGACTTGATGCGCCTGTACCTTGCGACCCGTTCCAGCCGCCTCGGCGACATGCTTTCGCGCGCCGATCTCACCGGCACCTTCGCGGGCGGGCGGCTCACGCTGCGCGACCCCAACACGCGCGCCGAAGCGCGTATCGGGCTGCACACCGGGCTGCTGCGCGCCGAGCCCGGCGCACCGCTGCGGCTCACCCTGAACGGCTCGCTCGACGATATTCCGGTCTCCGTTGGCCTGGAAACCGCACCCGCCAGAGATCTGGCCGACACGCGGCTGCGCATCCCGTTCAAGCTCACCGCCGAGGCGGCGCAGACTCGGCTTGCGCTCGCCGGCGCAGTGGCGCGACCGCTCGGCAACAAGGACGTCGAACTCACGCTCGACCTGCAGGGCTCCCGCCTGAGCGCCCTCGACCGCCTGGTGCGCGCTTCGCTTCCGCCATGGGGTCCGTGGTCGGCTTCGGGAAAGTTCAGAATGTCCGCGGCCGGCTACGAGGTTGCCGACCTGCGGCTGCAGATCGGAGACAGCGTGTTGACCGGAAACGGCAAGCTCGAAACCGTTCATGCTCGGCCACGCCTGGAGGTGGCACTCGCTGCGCCCAACATCCAGCTCGACGATTTCAGGTTCGACGGCTGGTCGCCGGTGGAAAGCAAGCCGGCCGAAGCGGACAGGGCTTCGGCCCGGGACGTGCGCGAAAAGGCGGTCCGGGCCACCGATGAAGCGCAGCGCCTGCTCAGCCCGGCGGTCCTGCGCCGCCAGGATGCCTTTCTCAGCGTGCGAGTCGACCAGGTGTTCTCCGGCCGGGACAAGCTGGGCAGCGGGCGGCTCGATGCGCGGCTGGAAAACGGGCGCGCCGACATCGGACCGATCGAAGTCGAGATTCCTGGCGGATCGGCGACGGTCTCGCTCGGCTATGAGCCCACCGAGCAGGACGTGCGGGTCGGGCTGCGCATCCAGGTGCGCAGATTCGACTACGGCATTCTTGCGCGCCGGATCAAGCCCGATACCGACCTGCGCGGCACCTTCAGCGTCGACCTGGACGTCACTTCGCGCGCGCGCTATCTGTCCGAAGTCCTGCGCCACGGCAACGGGCGCCTCGACTTCGCGGTCTGGCCGGAAAACATGAAGGCGGGAATCTTCGATTTGTGGGCAGTCAACGTCCTGATCGCGCTCGTGCCCGCGGTCGATCCGGAAAAGCAGTCGCGGGTAAACTGCGCCATCGGCCGCTTCGAGCTGACCGACGGGCGGCTGGTGGACCGCGCAATCGTCCTCGATACCAGCCGCATGCGCGTGATCGGCACCGGCCACGCCGACTTCAAGACCGAGCAGCTCCGATTGCGGCTGCGTCCCCGCAGCAAGACCGCGCAATTCCTGAGCCTCGCCACGCCGATCGGCGTCAACGGCAGCTTCACCGAGTTCAGCATCGGCGTGTCCCCCGGAGACGTGGTCGAGACGGTGGGCCGGATGGCTACGTCGGTGATCTGGGTGCCGCTGCAGAAGCTGTTCGGCAGCCGCATCCCGCGCGACGGCAGCGACGTGTGCTCGGATCCCTTCAGCCTCCAGACCCGGCGCTAGGCGGTGCCGGCCGGCGTGTTGGCTAGAACCTATCTCAAAATCCCCGGCGGCCGCGGCGGGGTTGCCTGGGGATGCAGCGCGAGGCGCGGGCAGCGAGACCATTGGCCAGAGCCAAGGACCCGAGCCGCAACGACGCGCTGCGCCCCAGGCGACCCCGCCCCGAAGGGTTGCGACGATAAGCGGCCGTCTGCGTCGTTGGCGCGCTCGGCCGTAGGCTTAGCTACTGTCCTTCGCACGCCGCCTCGCATCCAACCGCTTCTCGTCGCAACGCGACCGTCGGGGATTTTGAGATAGGTTCTAGAGACTGATCAGCAGAACTTCGAACTCGCGCAGGTCCAGCTTGCCGTCGCGGTTGTAATCGGCGCGCCGGAATCCGGACGCCAAGGCCGGATCCTCCGCGCAAAGCTCCTCCTTCGTGACGAAGCCATCGCCATTGCGGTCGACCTTCAGCCACATCGGCTTGACTTCGTCGAGCGAATAGAACCCGGCCGCGGCCGGTGGCGGCAGCGCGCCCCACAGCGCCGCCAGCACTGCGGTGGCGAAAACCTTTCCAGCGATCCCCTTCGAGCGCATAGGGCTGCTCCTCGTCGTTGGCATTCAGTGTTCGTGGATGCGATTGTCACTCAAACGTCGCGCAAAGATAAGGGATGACGTTCGCTGAGGAACAAAAGATCGCCGCACTTATCACACTTAAACAATCTGATAAAGCGGTTTCTTCGTGTCGAATATATGGTTTGCGACGCCGCGCGCCGCGGCTTGATCTCGGGGCGGCGAGCAGGCCAACATGGCATCCTTCCTGGAACGCGGGATCCAACATGAAAGACGCACTGCCGCGCAGCGCGAAAGTGGCCGTGATCGGAGCGGGCACGATGGGCACCGGCATCGCGCAGGTAGCGGCCAGCGCAGGTCACGCCGTTTACCTGCACGATGCCTTTCCCGGCGCCTGTGAACGAGGCAAGAAAGCGATCGAGAAGGACCTTGCGGCCCTGGTCTCAAGAGGCAAGCTCGCGGCCGACGAGGCGGCCGCGATCGCGGCCCGCGTGCATCCCATCCACAAACTGCACGCGGCCGCCGACAGCGCGCTGGTCATCGAGGCCATCGTAGAGGACGAGGAAGCCAAGCGCACCCTCTATGGCGCGCTCGAAGCCGAAGTCGCGTCCGGCTGCATCATCGCCACCAACACCTCTTCGCTGTCGATCACGGCGCTGGCCAGAGGCATGAAACACCCCGAACGTCTGGTCGGGATGCACTTCTTCAATCCCGCGCCACGCATGGCGCTGGTCGAGGTCGTGAGCGGACTCTTCACGAGTCCGGAGGTCGCCGCGCAGGTCGCGGCCACCGCAAATGCCTGGGGCAAGACCTCGGTGCAGGTCAAATCCACGCCGGGATTCATCGTGAACCGCGTCGCCCGACCCTTCTATGGCGAAGCGCTGCGCTTGCTGGCCGAGCAGGCCGCCGATCCCGCCACGCTGGACGCGCTGCTGCGCGACAGCGCAATGTTCCGCATGGGCCCCTGCGAGCTGATGGACATGATCGGCCTGGACGTCAACCTTGCCGTGACGACCTCGCTCTTTCAGGCGATGGGCTACGACCGCCGCTACGCGCCCTCGCTGCTCCAGCAGGAGCTGGTGCGCGCCGGTCGCTTGGGGCGCAAGTCAGGCGAAGGCTTCTATCGCTATGTCGACGGCGAAGCCGGGCCCACGGCGGCGGTGGAACCGACGGCTGAGGCCGCGGAATCGATTACGCTCACCGGCGAGCTTGCACCGCTGCAGGCGCTGGCGGCGCGCCTGAAGAACGCCGGCATCGGTGTCAAGCAGGTCGCGCGATCCGATCCGGTCGAGCCGGGCGTGGCGCGCGTGGCGCTGTCGGACGGGCGCAGCGCCACACGCCGGGCGGTCGAAGAACACGGTCAGGACTTCGTGCTGCTCGACTTGTGCCTGGACTACGCCAAGGCTGTGCGCATCGGCGTGACCCGCGCGGCGCAGTGCCGCGACGAGCCTTACCGTGCCGTGGTCGGCGCGTTGCAGAAGGCGGGCTTCGCGGTTACGCCCGTCGCCGATGTCGCCGGCCTGGTCGTGTTGCGTACCGTGGCCATGCTGGCCAATGAAGCGGCCGATGTGGTCGCACAAGGCATCGGCAGCGCAGCCGATGTCGACACCGCGATGCGGCTGGGCACCAACTACCCCCAGGGCCCGCTGGCTTGGGCGGATCAACTCGGCCCGGCGCTCGTGGCGCGCGTGCTCGCGAACCTGCAGGCGCACTATGGCGAAGACCGTTACCGCATCTCGCCCGCGCTGAACCGTCTGCGCTGGAGCGGCGGGAAGTTTCACGCCTGATCCCCGGCTAAGTCCTCCGATCGGCCGGTTCAGCCACGCGCCTCGCGCGCGGTCACCCCCCGGCCGCCGCGTGCAGTTCGCCGCCGCCCGGCCAGAACCTGGCCGTCGGCGCCGGGCGCAGCTTGTACACGGGGCGCGGAGACTTGTCCTGATAGTAGGGCATCATCTGCGGCACCAATGCTGCGAGCGCTTCCATGCGCCTGGCCGGTGCCGGATGAGTGGAGAGAAAATCGAAGCGGGACTCGCCTCCGCCCAGCTGGCTCATTTTGCGCCACAGCGTGACGGCCGCCTCGGGGTTGTAGCCGGCTTTGGCCGCCAGTTCGATTCCGATGCGATCGGCTTCCGACTCGGCTTCGCGGCTGTTGGGCAGCTCGAGGGCAACGATCGCCGCGAGCGCGGCGCCTTGCACCGCCAGGCCGCCGTAGCGACTGTCGCGCTGGGTCAGCGTCAACGCGCCCAGCCCCAGCTGCAGCGCGATGGCGCGCGACATCTTTTCCGCGGTGTGCCTGGCCAGCGCGTGGGAGATTTCGTGGCCCATGACCTGGGCCAGTTCGTCGTCGGTCACCTTGAGTTGCTGGATCAGGCCGGTGTACACCGCCATGCGTCCGCCAGCCATGGCCCAGGCGTTGACGGTTTTGGGATCGTCGATCACCGCCACGCTCCATTGCCAGCTCTCGGTCTCCGGACGGTACCGGATGGCCTGCGCCACGAGCCGGCCGGTGATTTCGTCCACTCTGGCCTTCAGCGCAGGATCGTTGTTGAGCTTTCCGTCCTTCGCCATCGGCTTGAGCATTTCGGCATACGCCTCCTGAGAAGCGGCGATCGCCGAATCCTCCGACACCAGCATGAGTTGCTGGCGACCGGTGATCGGATTGGACTCACAGCCCGCGAAGGTCGCGGCACACAGCGCCAGCACGATGAAGTTCTTCATGGGATTCAGGCAATCGACGATGCGAAGGGCCAGCAACCCGAACACCGTTCCGGTTCAGCGGGAGGCGGCATGACGGTCGTTGGACAAGCTGGAGCCGCCGTCGTTGGCGCGCCGGCTTCAGCTGTGCAGACGGCTGTGCCTGGGCACCTTGGCCATCAGATATTCCATCTGGTCTTGCAGGATACGGCGGTTTTGCAGGATTAGATGTTCGTACCGGTTGGGCACATAGGGCAGGTAGAGCAGCGGCATGCGAGCAGCCTCCGGCGTGCGCCCGCCCTTGCGGATATTGCACGCGCGGCAGGCCGTGACCACGTTCATCCAGCGGTCGCGCCCGCCCTTGTAGATGGGAATGACGTGGTCGCGAGACAGATCGCGTTCGCGGAACTTGTCGCCGCAGTAGGCGCAGATATGACGGTCGCGCTGGAACAGGGCCGTGTTCGACAGGTGCGGCTCCGCGTGGTCCTTGGCGAAGTCGACTGCGCCCTTGATCGCGATGATGCTGCGGGTGGACAGCTCGGAGCGCTGGCCGGTCCGCTGGGAGATGCCGCCGTGGTACGTGGCCACGACAGTCCCCAGCGACCACGCCACCATATGGCGAGCGTGGTACGTGATTGCATCTTCCACCATCAGCCAGCGATTCGGTACGCCGGCCATGTCCACGGCCAGAATCAGCGCCACCTGCAGCTCCGTCACCCAGGCCCTTCACGGCCTCTTGTTAAGACCTCGTCGGCGCTCAATGCTTATTGTTGCGCCCGCGCCAGAGTATAGAGGCAGGATTTGGAGTTTGGAAGCCGGTTTGCCCGGCAAGTGCCTGGAACAAGCGCCTTTCGACGATCAGGAGCGCTCACGACGGGCGCAAGCTCACTTTCTGGATGGTGATCGCCCCCACCGGACACACCGCTTCGCAGCGCCCGCAGCGGATGCACTGGCTCTGGTCGATCCACAGGCGGTTGTAATAGAGAGAATCGGTTCGACCGGCCTCGACCCGCCGATAGCCCGTAATGCGCCCGTCCTCGTCGCGCAACAGGTCGGCCACCTCGACGATGCAGCCATCCACCGGCTTGACCTTCAGGCACTCATCGCACAACACGCACTTGGCGTCGATGATTTCGAACTTGTAGTGGCACAGATAGCAGCGCGAGGCTTCGCGCCGCGCTGTCTGCTCGTCGAAACCCGTTTCGACCTCGGCCTGCTCGCGACGCTGCTCGACCGGCAATACCGGCATGGGGTGCAGCGGAATGACGTTCATGTCCGGCGTGCGTCCGGTATCCCGCCCACCGGGACCCTTGGACTGGAAGGCCGGTCCGATGAGGGCTGCCGATCGAGGCCGACTCGTGCCCGACAGATACGCATCGACCTTGCGCGCGCACTGCTTGGCGTGGCCGATCGCCTGGATCAGGGTGGTGGCGCCCAAGGCGAAATCGCCGGCCACGAACACCTGCGGGTGCGCGCTCTCGTGCGCGGTCCCGCTGCTCAGCCAACCGTCCGCGGCCACCAGCCGGGACTTCAACCCAGGGTCGATCCAGCGCGTATCGGGAAACTGCCCGGTCGCCAGGATCACGCTGTCGGCGTTCGCCGCGAATTCGCTGCCCGGCACTTCCAGCGGCAGGCGCCGTCCGTCGGTTCCGGCCTGGCCCGGACGGGTTCGAACGAACATTACCCCTTCGACCGCTTGCGCACCGAAGAAGCCCAAGGGCGAGCACCGGGTTTCCAGCCTGCCGCCCTCGTCCAGCAACGCCTCGATCTCGCCCGGAAGGACCACCATGTCGTCGCGCCCGCGCCGGTAATACACACCCACTTGCGCGCCCAGGCGCAGCGCGGTGCGCGCGCAGTCCATCGCCGTGTAGCCTCCACCGATCACCACCGTCCTTCTGCCGATCGATCGACGGCCAGACTCGTTGACTTCGAGCAGAAAACTCAAGCCGTGCTCGATGCCCGGGTGCTGCGCGCCCGGCAACGCCAACGTGTTCGGGCGTAGCGTTCCCGCCGCGAGGACCACGGCATCGTGCTGGGCGACGAGCTGTTCCAGCGTGACGCTGCGCCCCACCTCGATCCCGCATCGGATCGTCACGCCGAGCGCGGTGATCTGCCGGATTTCGCGCTCGATCACCGCGCGCGGCAGGCGAAAAGCAGGAATGCCCTGGTTGAGCATGCCACCCGGGGAGCGGTGCTTCTCCAGCACCGTGATCTCGTGTCCGTCCAGCGCCAGCTCGCGCGCCACGGTCAGGCCGGCGACCCCCGCACCGACCACCGCGACCCGCCGACCGGTGCGCCGGCATCGCGGCGGGAGCACCACGGTCGTCTGGCTGGAGAAATCCGCCGCCGAGCGCTTGGAGAAGCAGATCGCCACCGGTTCGCCGTTGCCTTCCCAGCCGTGCCGGCACGCCGCTTCGCAGGGGCGCGAACAGACTCTTCCCAGGACGGCGGGAAACACGTTGTCGCGCAGGTTGATCTCGTAGGCTTCGGCGAAGCGTCCGTGGTAGATCGCCTCGAGGTAGCCGGGGATATCGGTGCCCGCCGGGCACGCAGACTGGCAGGGAATGTTTCTTTCCAGCCAGTACAGATCCTGCGCGGCAGTGGATTCGCCTTGCGCGACGGAAAGAGCGGTGAGCTGCTTGAATTTCATGAAGGCGGAGGCTGAGCGGCGCGCTGCGAGACTGCGCACGCGCGGCTCGGGACCGGGGACTCCTAGAACAGGCCGGCGACCTGCCCGTTCTCCCCGATATCGATCCTGACCGCCCCGGGCACCTTCGGCAGTCCCGGCATGGTCATGATATCGCCGCAGATCGCCACCACGAACTCGGCGCCGGCCGCCAGGCGCACCTCGCGCACGGTGAGTGTATGTCCGCTGGGCGCGCCGCGCAGCGCCGGATCGGTCGAAAAGGAGAACTGCGTCTTGGCGATGCACACCGGGAGCCGCCCGTAGCCTTCCTTCTCCAGCTCTTCGAGGCGCGCTCTGGCCTTCGCGTCAAAGGAAACCGCTCCAGCGCCATAGATCTTTCCGGCCACCGCCCCGATTTTTTCGGCGAGGCGTGCCTCGTCTGCATAGACGAACTTCAGGTCGGCCTTGCCCGACTCCGCGAGTTCAACCACCTTGCGCGCCAGCGCTTCGGCACCCGCGGCGCCCTGCGCCCAGTGGCGGGCCACGACCGCAGGCACTCCGAGCGCCGCGCATTTCTTCTGCAGCAGCGCAAGCTCCGCCTCGGTGTCGTGCGCGAAGTGATTGATCGAAACCACACAGGGCAGGCCGTACACCTCGCGCACGTTGCGCACGTGGCGTTCGAGATTGACGAAACCCTTTTCCAGCGCCTCGAGGTCTTCCCGACCGAGCGCCTTCAGTTGCGCCCCGCCGTGGTACTTGAGCGCGCGCACGGTAGCGACGAGCACGCAGGCGTCCGGCCTGAAGCCGGCCTTGCGGCACTTGATGTCGATGAACTTTTCGGCGCCGAGGTCCGCGCCGAAGCCTGCTTCGGTCACCGCGTATTGGCCCAGCTTGAGCGCGGCACGGGTGGCGATCACCGAATTGCAGCCGTGCGCGATGTTGGCGAACGGCCCGCCGTGAATGATCACGGGATTGTTCTCCAGTGTCTGCACCAGATTGGGCTTGATCGCGTCCTTGAGCAGCACCGCCATGGCCCCGTGCGCGCCCAGGTCTGCGGCGCGCACCGGTTTGCGCTCGCGCGTATAGCCCACGACGATGCGTCCCAGCCGATCCTTCAGATCGCCGACCGATTCCGCCAGGCACAGAATGGCCATGACCTCGGAGGCGGCGACGATGTCGAAGCCGTCTTCGCGCGGCACGCCGTTCGCCGCGCCGCCGAGCCCGACGACGATCTGGCGCAAGGCGCGGTCGTTCATGTCCACCACGCGCCGCCAGGTGATCCGCCGCGGGTCGATGCCCAGTTCGTTGCCGTGATGAAGATGATTGTCGAGCATCGCCGCGAGCAGGTTGTGGGCGAGCGCGACCGCGCTGAAGTCACCGGTGAAGTGCAGGTTGATATCTTCCATCGGCACGACCTGCGCACGCCCGCCGCCCGCGGCTCCACCCTTGAGCCCGAACACCGGTCCCAGGCTGGGCTCGCGCAGGCACACGAGCGCCTTCTTGCCGATGCGGTTGAGCGCGTCTCCCAGACCCACGGTCGTGGTGGTCTTGCCTTCTCCCGCCGGCGTGGGGCTGATCGCGCTCACCAGGACGAGCTTGCCGTCCGGACGGTCTTTGAGACTGTGCAGGTAGTCCAGCGAGATCTTGGCCTTGTAGTAGCCATAGGGTTCGAGGTCGTCCTCGGAGATGTCCAGGCGCACCTTGGCGAGGGTACTGATGCGCTGCAATGGCGCAGCCTGCGCGATTTCGATGTCGGAGGGCACGGTTGCCTTGTCCTTGCACAAGACAAAGGCGGCAGAACGCAGCCAGTCCTGCCGCCTCTGGAAAGATCGTCGTCCGATTCAGCGCGATCGGCCGGTACGGCCCAGTTCCGGTCGGATGAACGTGGTGCCGCTCGGACCCACGCCCGCCAGTTGAAGGACGACTTCCTCGTCCTTTGCACCGTCGAAATGCGCCGCGCCCGCCGGGTGCAGCATCCAACCGCCGGCACGGATCGGCTCCGTAGCCTCGGGCTCGAAGTCTTCCCCGGTACCGGTCCACCAGGTGCCTTTGAGCACCGTGGCCAGCCGATCCTCGGGGTGGAAGTGCGGCATGCTCATCACGCCGGGCTGGAACCGGACCCGGATCACGTAAACGCCCGGCTTCGATGGATCGCCATACACCGTCATCCGATCGATGCCCGGAATGCCGGGATACTCCTCCCATTGCTCTTCGCCGAGCTGCAGGCGGACGAAACCCTTTTCATCGGCTTTCAGCTCGGCCTGCGTCATCGCGCACGGGACCGCCAGCAGCGCGGAGCCCACGGCGAAGGAAACCACTATGTTCGAGTGTTTCATGCCTGACCTTCCCTTCCAGTCGCGCGGACGCAAAGTCTAGCAGCGACTGCGTTTCGGTCCCACCGTCATCCCGGCTTGCGCTCCGGAGCTACTGCTTGACGAACTTCAGCGTCATCCGGTCGGACTCGCCGATGGCCAGGTACTTCGGCCGGTCCGCATCCGACACGTTGCGCAGCGTCGGTGGCAAGGTCCACACCCCGCCGGGATGGTCCTTCGTGTCGCGTGGATTGGCGTTGATCTCGCTCTTGTTGACCAGCTTGAAACCGGCCTTGCGTGCCGTTTCGATCACATAGTCCTCGGTCATGTAGCCCGAGTCGATCTGCTGCTGGAAAGGCGTGCCCGGCTTGGCCCGGTGCTCCACTACGCCCAGGATGCCGCCCGGTTTCAGCGCGTCGTGGAATGCCTTGAACATCGCGTCCACGTTTCCGGCCTTCGCCCAGTTGTGCACGTTACGGAAAGTCAGCACCATATCGGCGCTGCCCGGCGGGGCAACCTGCATCGAGTCAGGCGACAACACCGAAAGCCGCACCTTGCCGTACAGGTCGGGATTGCCAGCCAGCATCGAGCGGTAGCTCCTGTCCATGTTGCGCAGGAACTCCGAGGACTGGTCGCTCACGGCAAAGACCGCCGCGTAGTACGTACCACCGTCCTTGAGCACCGGCGCGAGGATCTCGGTATACCACCCCATGCCCGGAGTGATCTCCACCACGGTCATGTCCGGCTTCAACCCAAAGAACATCAGCGTCTCTTTCGGATGGCGATACTTGTCGCGCGCCTTGTTCCTGTCCGACCGGTGGGCCCCGGTCATCGCCTGGTCGATCAGCGTTTCGGTGTCCTGGGCGCCGAACGCGGGCAGCGCCAGCGCCACAGCCAGCCCGAAGCTCCAGGCACCGATCCATTTCTTCCATTGCTTGTTCACGCTTTTTTCCTCCGTAGGGAATGTTCGTCGCTCAGCGCTTGCGCTGCAGACGATGATCGAGATCCTGTCGATGCACCTTCAGTTGCAGCTCGAGGGCGTCACGCGCCCGCCGCAGTTGCATGGCGCGCACGCCGGCGCGCTCCGCCTCCTGTGCGAAGTGCCGCGCCCGGACTTGGGCACCCAGCACTGCGCGCCAATGTCCGTCCCTGAACGCGGCCGAAGCCTGGGCCCGCGCCGCTTCAAGCGCTCGCGGCTCCAGGCGCGCCGCAGGCAACAGCGCCCGCTCCGGCGCGTCTTCCTGCAATTGGCGCAGCAGCCGCGCGCGCTCGATCTGCTGCTCGAGGTCCGAACCGGCCCCCGCCGCCTCGATCGCAGCAGCCCCCACGAGCGCGCACACGAGCCAGCGCGTGAAGGCGCGCCAGTGTAACCGGCGGCTTTTGCGGCCGTCCATTCGCCGCGACGCTCGCCCTGACCGGCGCAGGTCAATCACACCGTTGCCGCTGGCGCTTGGAGGAATCGAGCAAGACAACGTTCTATCCGATAGTTACTTGATCGTCTTCGAGAGTCTTATGAGGTTCGACCGCCACCTTCGCTTTTACCTGTGACCGCAAAACGGCGCTTGCGATCGGTCGGCCCGCCACCGCAGCCCGCAGGGGGCGATCCGCGGCAGAAGCCTCACAAGCGCATGGTCGCTGCGTTGCTACCGATCTTCCGCATCGGCTCAGCCCGTGACAGAATTCGCTCGTCATCGCGCCGCGGGCCGAGACAAGGGCCGCGTCCACTTTCGGGAGGAGACATGAACCACAGCCGAATTGCTGTTCCGCTCATCGGCCTCTTGCTGGCGGCTCTGGTCAGCGTTCCAGCCACGGGCCAGGATCCGCGCGGAGGCACCGAATCGATCCACGAAGAAGCCAAGGATTTCATGGGCGAGCAGCACGATATCGTGCGGCTGCCTCCAGCGGATCCACACCGCCTTTACGTGGTCGAGCCCATCTTCCCGGTATTCAGCCGGTCCAAGACCTGGGTGGTGGACGGCGACAAGATGCGGATCATCGGCATGTTCAACGGCGGCGCGGCCTCGAACCTGGTCATCGCTCCCGACCACAGCAAGCTCTACTGGCTGGAAACCTACTGGAGCCGCGGCGACCGCGGAGAGCGAACCGACGTCCTCACTGCGATCGACGCCCAGACCCTGGCTCCGGAAAACGAAGCGATCCTCGAGAACGGCCGTTTCCTGGTGGTCATCAAGCGCTTCGACGCCGATATTTCTCCGGATGGCCGGTACGTCTATTCGTACAACATGGCGCCCTCCACCGCGATCAGCGTGGTCGATACCACCGACATGAGCTACAAGGGCGAACTCGAGATTCCGGGCTGTGCGCTGGTGTTTCCGTCCGCGCCCCGCCGCTTTTCCTCTCTGTGCGCCGACGGCACGCTGTTGACGGTCAAGTTCGACGAGAACATGAGCCCGGACAGCGAACGCAGCGCGCGCTTCTTCGACGCC is part of the Burkholderiales bacterium genome and harbors:
- a CDS encoding methyltransferase: MNKQWKKWIGAWSFGLAVALALPAFGAQDTETLIDQAMTGAHRSDRNKARDKYRHPKETLMFFGLKPDMTVVEITPGMGWYTEILAPVLKDGGTYYAAVFAVSDQSSEFLRNMDRSYRSMLAGNPDLYGKVRLSVLSPDSMQVAPPGSADMVLTFRNVHNWAKAGNVDAMFKAFHDALKPGGILGVVEHRAKPGTPFQQQIDSGYMTEDYVIETARKAGFKLVNKSEINANPRDTKDHPGGVWTLPPTLRNVSDADRPKYLAIGESDRMTLKFVKQ
- a CDS encoding amine dehydrogenase large subunit, producing the protein MNHSRIAVPLIGLLLAALVSVPATGQDPRGGTESIHEEAKDFMGEQHDIVRLPPADPHRLYVVEPIFPVFSRSKTWVVDGDKMRIIGMFNGGAASNLVIAPDHSKLYWLETYWSRGDRGERTDVLTAIDAQTLAPENEAILENGRFLVVIKRFDADISPDGRYVYSYNMAPSTAISVVDTTDMSYKGELEIPGCALVFPSAPRRFSSLCADGTLLTVKFDENMSPDSERSARFFDAEKDPVFEHPAFDKIHNKLHFLTYEGNVITVDLTPDQPAFEKPWSLLSAADRKARWRPGGWMPISYNAHTNRLYVLMHRGLKWTHKQAGEEVWVYNMNTRKRVQRIRLGADHAHALKITNDENPILFTLTETAKLVSWNPRTGKERGRIEGIGLSPYVLMADGD